AAATAGATTTCAACCTACTTTTTATAAAGGGTGCCAATTATATTAGTAGAGATTTACAATCTGTAGGACAAACGATTATAAAATAAATAGTTGGTATTCAGGAATTGATAATTTGATCATAATAAAAAAGCATTAGTTATTCAACAAATAAAAATGTATCGTTTGTAATATTTATTCGGTAGTTATGGAAAGATAAAAAATAAGTTAACAATAGATAATCGATTAAGATAAATTCTTATTAAAGAAATAGATAGAATAATAAGTTATTTTTCTATCTATTATTTTCTATCTATTGCTATAATAGATAAGAGGACTTTTTTCCTTTTAGAAAATCAAAAATTTTGATAAAGAAAGGTGAAACATATGATTCATTTAGGCGTAATTGGTACAAATTGGATTACTCGTCAATTTGTTGAAGCAGCATTGGCAACGAATAAGTATGATCTAACAGCAATTTACTCAAGAAAATTAGAAACCGCACAAAAATTTGGTGAAAATTATGATAATGTAGAATATGCAATTGAATTAAGTGTATTTCTAAAGATAGATCACATGGATACTGTCTATATTGCTTCACCTAACTCATTACATTCCGAACAAGCAAAACAAGCAATTTTAGCGAAAAAGAATGTTATTGTAGAAAAACCAGCTTTCTCAACACCTAGTGAAATGAAAGAAATTATTGAATTAGCAAAAGAAAATCATGTATACTTTTTTGAAGCTGCTCGTAATATTCATGAAAAAGGATTCAAAAAAATTACCGAATTATTGCCGTTAAAGGATCGTATATATGGAGCATCCTTTACACTTATGCAATACTCATCTAGATATGATAAAGTAATAGACGGAGAAGAACCAAATGTTTTCTCGCCACATTTTTCTGGTGGAGCGTTGATGGATTTAGGTGTATATTTAGTATATGCTGCATTAAGTTGGTTTGGTATGCCCAAAACATGTAAGTACACTGCTTATAAAATTAGAACAGGAGTTGATGGCATGGGAACAGCCATCTTATGTTATGACCATTTTAATGTCACCTTACAATTAGGCAAAATTGTCGATTCATTTATTGGTTCTGAGATCTATTTTGATAATGGGACTTTATCCTTAGATGGTATAGCTTCAATTGGTGTAGCGGAATACTGTGATCGTGAACGTCAAGAACGCGACCAAATTTCGATTGAGCCAGAAGTAAATCCAATGACAGAAGAAGCAGAGGATTTTGCAGCTGTCATTGGAAATGTCGATGACTCAAATTGGCAAGTATACTATGAAGAATGGTTAATGCTTGCACGTAATGTCAATCAAGTACTTACAGATTTAAGAAAAGATGCGGGTATCGTTTTTGATGCAGACAAAAATAACGAAGTTTAGCAATAGAAAGGAATAATATGTCATATATGAACCAACTTCCAGAAGTTTGGCAACAACATTGGCAGACTTCTGGTTTTAAAGAACCAACAAAAATTCAAGAAAAAAGTTTTTTACCTTTAAAAGAGAATAAAAGTGTTTTGGGTGTTTCACCAACTGGAACTGGAAAGACTCTAGCTTACCTTCTACCTTTATTATTAAATGTTAAAAAAGATAGTGGCAATCAGCTTTTAATCATTGCACCTTCACAAGAATTAGCTATGCAAATAACAAGGGTGGCTCAAGAATGGGGAAAGCTTCTTCAATTAAAAACACAAGTTTTGATCGGTGGAGCGAATATTCATCGGCAGGTTGAAAAGTTGAAACAAAAACCAGAAATTGTAGTAGGAACACCAGGAAGAATTTTTGAACTTATGAAAATGAAAAAAATTAAAAGCAACTCCTTACGAACAATTGTTATCGATGAAGTTGATCAATTATTACAGCAAGATGAATTAACGATTACCAAACAACTTTTAAATTACAGTGCTTTTAATTATCAGATCGTTTTCTTCTCGGCAACGGCTAAAAATGTATTAACAGAAGCTGAAAATTTAGTGAATTCTTTGCAGGTGGTTGAAATAAAAGAAGATATGCAACATGCCGGAACACTTAGGCATTACTATCTAGAAGTTTCGCAAAGAAAAAAATTAGAGACATTAAAAAAATTAACATTTATTCCAAACTTCTCTAGTATTGTGTTCTTTAATCAAGTTTCCAATTTAGGAACAGCAGAGGAAAAATTATTATTTGAACAAATACCAGTCATTGGACTGGCATCAGATCAAAATAAACAATTGCGACGTTTAGCCATTGATCAATTTACAAATAAACGAGTTTCATTATTATTGACAACAGAGTTGGCTGCTCGTGGACTAGATTTTCAACAAGTTCCCTATGTTGTGAATATGGAAGTTCCTCTTACCAAAGAAAGTTATTTACATCGTGCTGGTCGGGTAGGTAGAATGGGAGAAGACGGAAAAATCATCACATTCATTGATGATCGAACAAAAAGAGATTACAAGCGTTTGCTTCAATCATTAGGATATACAACCCAGGAACTATTTCTTTATAATGGAGAATTACAAACCACGCCTAAGCTAAATAAAAAAGTAGATAAACCAAAAAAACAAAAACCAAAGAAAAAAGGATAAAATGCTTCATTTATTGCTTATTTGACCATCTGATTTATTAGCCACTATTTTGTTAAATTATAAAAATAAGCAAAATATGTACTAAGGAGGACACATGCAAAAAAAGCAAAAAGAAATAATAAATTTACTCAAAGAAAGTAAGCAAGGCTTAATTGCCAAAGAAGTAGCAGAAAAATTGGCGATTGGTCGAAGTAGCTCTAGTCGTTATTTAAATGAATTATACAAAGAACAACAGATTTCTAAAAAGAATGGTCGTCCGGTTATTTATTTTCTTCCAGAAAATAGAAAAAAAATATAGAAGAATTCTCAGAAAAGAAGATTACTTTTGACAGTCTTGTCGGTGTAGATGAATCGTTAAAAGTAAGTATACAGCAAGCAAAGGCAGCTGTTTTATATCCACCAAGGGGACTACATACAATTATTTTTGGAGAAACAGGAACTGGGAAGTCATTATTTGCAGAGTGTATGTATCATTTTGCTGTAAACACAAAGATATTATCCGAACAGTCACCGTTTGTTTCTTTTAATTGTGCAGATTATGCACAAAATTCACATCTGCTATTTGCCCACATCTTTGGTGTAAAAAAAGGTGCCTATATAGGTGCTACAGCCGACAGCAAAGGATTAATTACGAAGGCAGATGGAGGAATATTATTTTTAGATGAAATTCATCGACTACCACCTGAGGGACAGGAAATGCTTTTCATGGTGATAGACAAAGGAAGCTATCGTCCATTAGGTGAGAGTGAGCGTTCTTATCAAGCAAATGTACAACTTATTTGCGCAACGACTGAGACATCTGAAGTACTACTTCAGACATTCAATCGTCGTATCCCAATGGTTATTACACTACCACCTCTTGCAACACGTTCTTTGGATGAACGGTATGAAATTATTTCTCTGTTTATTAAGCAGGAAGCTAATCGGTTAAATTTGCCAATTGATTTGGAGAGAGAAGTTGTTTTAGCTTTTATGCTTTATAATGCAGAAGGAAATATTGGACAGGTAAAGCGTGATCTAAAGTTAGTTTGTGCCAAAGCATTTCTTCATTATAAGACACATGGAGAAAAAAAATTAACCATACATAAATATGATTTGCCTCTACAAGTTCAAAAAGGATTACTTAAGGTCAAAGAATTGCCAAATCATTTAGTGCGTTTTGTTGATAGTAAAATGAATTATTTGACCTTTAAACCTGGAAATAAAGATATCGTTTGGGCTCAGGATCCAACTAAAAATATGCAAATTTATCAAGAAATTGAAGAAAAAATTGCTAACTTGTCAACAAAAGAAATGAAAAAAGTCGATTTAGAACAGTTAATTACCAAGGATGTTGAAGCTTATTTTCAGACTTATGTAAATGAACTGACACAATATTCTATACATAAGGAATTAATACCGGAATCATTTTGGAATCTAACCAATCAGTTATACGATATAGCAGAGAAAAAATTGGATAGAAAATATGAGGAAAATGCACGCTTTGCTTTTGCGCTTCATCTACAGAGTACTATGGAGCGGATCAAAAAAAATCATCGTGTTATTCATCCTGATTTAAATAGTATAAGAAAAAACATGAAAAAAGAATTTCAAGTAGCGATAGATTTAGCATCAATCATTGAGGAAAAACAAGCCATTGAAATTCCCTTTGATGAAATTGGGTTTATTTGTATGTTTTTAGCAATTAAT
The genomic region above belongs to Melissococcus plutonius ATCC 35311 and contains:
- a CDS encoding Gfo/Idh/MocA family protein, which gives rise to MIHLGVIGTNWITRQFVEAALATNKYDLTAIYSRKLETAQKFGENYDNVEYAIELSVFLKIDHMDTVYIASPNSLHSEQAKQAILAKKNVIVEKPAFSTPSEMKEIIELAKENHVYFFEAARNIHEKGFKKITELLPLKDRIYGASFTLMQYSSRYDKVIDGEEPNVFSPHFSGGALMDLGVYLVYAALSWFGMPKTCKYTAYKIRTGVDGMGTAILCYDHFNVTLQLGKIVDSFIGSEIYFDNGTLSLDGIASIGVAEYCDRERQERDQISIEPEVNPMTEEAEDFAAVIGNVDDSNWQVYYEEWLMLARNVNQVLTDLRKDAGIVFDADKNNEV
- a CDS encoding DEAD/DEAH box helicase, with the protein product MSYMNQLPEVWQQHWQTSGFKEPTKIQEKSFLPLKENKSVLGVSPTGTGKTLAYLLPLLLNVKKDSGNQLLIIAPSQELAMQITRVAQEWGKLLQLKTQVLIGGANIHRQVEKLKQKPEIVVGTPGRIFELMKMKKIKSNSLRTIVIDEVDQLLQQDELTITKQLLNYSAFNYQIVFFSATAKNVLTEAENLVNSLQVVEIKEDMQHAGTLRHYYLEVSQRKKLETLKKLTFIPNFSSIVFFNQVSNLGTAEEKLLFEQIPVIGLASDQNKQLRRLAIDQFTNKRVSLLLTTELAARGLDFQQVPYVVNMEVPLTKESYLHRAGRVGRMGEDGKIITFIDDRTKRDYKRLLQSLGYTTQELFLYNGELQTTPKLNKKVDKPKKQKPKKKG